One segment of Fructilactobacillus hinvesii DNA contains the following:
- the thiD gene encoding bifunctional hydroxymethylpyrimidine kinase/phosphomethylpyrimidine kinase, with the protein MLNDYPQVVTIAGSDSDGSAGMQADLLTFFAKQVYGATIITACVSGNSFGIHAGVNMSADFISQEFKDLANDFHIRAAKTGMLADADIINTVANNYEKYDFGPLVVDPVIITKHGDMLLEHAAYETLVQRLIPLAEVLTPNFFEAVKLSGLDPDLPDFQAQAAHQLQKMGARNVMVKGRHDQDNQTTVTDYVLLENGDSFEMTEPYYETTHKNGTGDTLSAAITAELGLGKSVETTIRNAKKYVDACIKNGINVGHQFGPINHWATK; encoded by the coding sequence ATGCTGAATGATTATCCCCAAGTTGTTACCATCGCCGGAAGCGACAGTGACGGCAGTGCCGGTATGCAAGCCGACCTCTTAACCTTTTTTGCTAAACAAGTTTACGGTGCCACGATTATTACGGCCTGTGTCTCTGGTAATTCCTTTGGCATTCATGCCGGTGTCAACATGAGTGCTGATTTTATCAGCCAAGAATTTAAGGATCTCGCTAATGACTTTCACATCCGCGCTGCCAAAACCGGAATGCTTGCTGATGCCGACATCATTAACACGGTCGCCAATAACTACGAAAAATACGACTTTGGTCCCCTCGTGGTTGATCCAGTTATCATTACTAAGCATGGGGACATGCTCCTCGAACATGCGGCCTACGAAACCCTCGTCCAACGCTTGATTCCGTTAGCAGAGGTCTTAACTCCAAACTTCTTTGAAGCCGTCAAACTCAGCGGTTTGGATCCAGACTTACCCGATTTTCAGGCTCAGGCAGCTCATCAGTTACAGAAAATGGGGGCCAGAAACGTGATGGTCAAGGGTCGTCACGATCAGGATAACCAAACAACCGTCACGGACTACGTGTTGCTTGAAAACGGAGACTCCTTTGAAATGACGGAACCTTACTACGAAACTACCCACAAAAACGGCACTGGAGACACCCTTTCGGCCGCCATTACCGCCGAACTTGGCCTCGGTAAATCAGTGGAAACGACGATTCGAAATGCCAAGAAATACGTGGATGCCTGCATCAAAAATGGGATTAACGTTGGTCACCAATTTGGACCAATTAACCACTGGGCCACTAAATAA
- a CDS encoding NAD(P)H-dependent oxidoreductase: MHTLIIVAHPEYDDSSTQAFLNRAQAALQRDNITWHRLSDDQPLNVALEQRLLLQAERIIFQFPLYWYSAPALLKRWEDEVLTRAFTFANEQGKLAGKQLGIVTSLGYPEAEFQVGGAEGFSLSEILVPFRALAHRAGMQFLKPLIINQFAYQTPGEQQQLLIEYQQYLTAPQPLHLQERVQWLITQLHHLQTQQPDDQHQTIELIIAQLQANQDHLDDLKDQIQLIRQAEEE, translated from the coding sequence GTGCACACCTTAATAATTGTGGCTCATCCTGAATACGATGATTCCAGCACACAGGCCTTTTTAAACCGGGCCCAAGCGGCCTTACAGAGAGACAATATCACTTGGCACCGCCTTAGTGATGATCAACCGCTCAACGTCGCGCTTGAACAACGACTGCTTTTGCAAGCAGAGCGGATTATTTTCCAGTTTCCGCTTTACTGGTACAGTGCTCCGGCGTTATTGAAACGATGGGAAGATGAGGTTTTGACCAGAGCCTTTACCTTTGCCAATGAACAGGGCAAGTTAGCTGGCAAACAACTGGGAATCGTGACGTCTCTCGGGTATCCTGAAGCGGAATTTCAGGTTGGAGGAGCTGAAGGCTTCAGCCTTTCCGAAATCCTGGTGCCGTTTCGGGCGCTGGCCCACCGGGCGGGAATGCAGTTTTTGAAACCGTTGATTATTAATCAGTTTGCTTATCAAACTCCGGGAGAACAACAGCAGTTACTGATTGAGTATCAACAATACCTAACGGCGCCCCAACCACTTCACTTACAAGAACGGGTGCAGTGGTTAATCACGCAGCTACATCATTTACAAACGCAACAACCTGACGACCAGCATCAAACCATCGAGCTAATTATTGCCCAACTGCAAGCTAACCAGGATCATTTAGATGATTTAAAGGATCAGATTCAGCTGATTCGGCAGGCGGAGGAGGAATAG
- a CDS encoding cold-shock protein, producing the protein MKQGTVKWFNADKGYGFITTDDGDVFVHFSAINKDGFKTLDEGEKVTLDVEDGDRGPQAANVTPVED; encoded by the coding sequence ATGAAACAAGGTACTGTTAAATGGTTCAACGCTGACAAGGGTTACGGTTTTATTACAACTGACGATGGTGACGTATTCGTTCACTTCTCAGCTATTAACAAAGACGGTTTCAAGACCCTTGACGAAGGCGAAAAAGTTACTTTAGACGTTGAAGATGGCGACCGTGGCCCACAAGCTGCTAACGTTACTCCCGTTGAAGACTAA
- a CDS encoding TetR/AcrR family transcriptional regulator gives MKLKRKQKSEKTRQRIILGLFELMLEKDYADITVKAICKQAKVSRMTFYRNFHTKEDVIKGQFAMVYKHFIQRLATQKRLAFYDVATTFFTLIKENQLMMEALVQNGLTNLLLDAMTEYVKTLVAQQILITREESSQFLVAMIAGGLTEVIVVWTKNDMKQPVAELVLFASKYMHLKTN, from the coding sequence GTGAAGTTAAAACGAAAACAAAAAAGCGAAAAAACGCGTCAGCGCATTATTTTGGGCTTATTTGAATTGATGCTTGAGAAAGACTATGCAGACATCACCGTTAAAGCAATCTGTAAGCAAGCTAAGGTTTCGCGGATGACCTTTTATCGGAACTTCCATACTAAGGAAGATGTGATTAAGGGGCAGTTTGCGATGGTCTACAAGCACTTCATTCAACGATTAGCCACCCAAAAGCGTCTTGCTTTTTATGACGTGGCCACCACCTTTTTTACGCTGATTAAGGAAAACCAGTTAATGATGGAAGCCTTGGTGCAAAACGGGTTGACCAATCTATTGTTAGATGCCATGACTGAGTACGTTAAGACCTTAGTTGCACAACAAATTTTGATTACTCGGGAAGAATCGTCGCAGTTTTTAGTGGCCATGATTGCCGGTGGACTAACCGAAGTTATCGTGGTGTGGACGAAGAATGATATGAAACAGCCGGTGGCAGAATTAGTGCTATTTGCTTCCAAGTATATGCATTTAAAAACAAACTAA
- a CDS encoding biotin--[acetyl-CoA-carboxylase] ligase codes for MTKLDAQFLLAHTNLTSGQVHLFSEVDSTMTVAERADLIGTHLIAADRMTAGRGQRGHSFTAPATGVYVTIVVPVQDQLLHQPGLLTMGVAATTHQVLQQILQVETELKWVNDLYRHGQKAGGILVELKNNARNEPESFLIGIGLNLAPHRSLATVQATALSATTDRKNELVVALYQQVIKFVQHPDVQSVQTVYNQHLLWHNQLVQVHVQEQLEQGLLQGLDQQLRLELVDQTGKLHHLTAMEATQLRPVR; via the coding sequence ATGACCAAGTTAGATGCTCAATTCTTATTAGCCCACACGAATCTAACTAGCGGACAAGTACACCTATTTTCAGAAGTAGATTCCACTATGACGGTTGCTGAACGAGCCGATTTAATTGGCACGCACCTGATTGCGGCTGATCGCATGACAGCTGGACGGGGGCAACGGGGGCATTCGTTTACGGCCCCCGCAACCGGAGTTTATGTAACCATCGTAGTTCCCGTTCAGGATCAATTGTTACACCAGCCAGGGTTACTTACCATGGGAGTGGCAGCGACAACGCATCAGGTTCTCCAGCAAATACTTCAGGTAGAAACGGAATTAAAGTGGGTGAACGATCTGTATCGCCACGGCCAAAAAGCCGGAGGAATTCTGGTGGAATTAAAAAATAACGCCCGGAACGAACCAGAGAGCTTTTTAATTGGGATTGGGTTGAATTTAGCGCCGCACCGTTCGCTAGCTACGGTCCAAGCCACGGCATTAAGTGCGACGACTGACCGTAAAAATGAACTCGTGGTAGCGCTTTATCAACAGGTGATTAAATTCGTGCAGCATCCAGACGTCCAATCGGTGCAAACGGTTTATAATCAACACCTACTGTGGCACAACCAACTAGTGCAAGTCCACGTTCAAGAACAGCTAGAACAAGGATTACTCCAGGGGCTTGATCAGCAGCTGCGGTTAGAATTAGTGGATCAAACTGGGAAGCTCCATCATTTAACCGCGATGGAAGCAACCCAGCTTCGCCCGGTTCGTTAG
- the fabI gene encoding enoyl-ACP reductase FabI has protein sequence MAANLLEGKKIVIMGVANKKSIAWGCAQAVTALGGQVILTYQNERMKKSLDRFVDPETPMFECDVAEDSNVEKTFTEINDQFGNIDGLVHAIAFADKETLQNGVIETKKPGFNLAQDVSAYSLISVTRYASKIMNNPGSIVTLTYMGSTYAIPNYNMMGIAKASLEAEVRYLATELGEAGVRVNAVSAGAVRTLAVTGVKGHGDLLKESESLTVDKKSVTKPEIGNAAAFLLSDLATGITGDIIYVDKGVHLFNT, from the coding sequence ATGGCTGCTAATTTACTAGAAGGTAAAAAGATTGTCATCATGGGAGTGGCAAACAAGAAAAGTATTGCTTGGGGTTGCGCTCAAGCGGTTACTGCGCTCGGGGGACAAGTAATCCTAACTTATCAAAACGAACGGATGAAAAAAAGTCTCGATCGATTTGTAGATCCAGAAACACCAATGTTTGAATGTGATGTTGCCGAAGATAGTAACGTAGAAAAAACGTTTACGGAAATTAACGATCAATTTGGTAACATTGACGGATTAGTCCACGCGATTGCCTTTGCGGACAAAGAAACGCTCCAAAATGGTGTGATTGAAACGAAGAAACCAGGCTTTAACCTGGCGCAAGACGTTAGTGCCTACTCGTTGATTTCCGTTACGCGGTACGCCAGTAAAATCATGAACAATCCCGGTAGCATTGTGACCTTGACTTACATGGGTTCCACCTACGCCATTCCCAACTACAACATGATGGGGATTGCGAAGGCCTCTTTAGAAGCTGAAGTTCGTTATCTAGCTACTGAATTAGGTGAAGCTGGAGTTCGAGTTAACGCCGTTTCTGCAGGAGCCGTTCGGACGTTAGCAGTTACTGGGGTAAAGGGACATGGTGACTTATTAAAGGAATCTGAATCGCTGACGGTAGATAAAAAGAGTGTCACGAAACCAGAAATTGGGAACGCGGCTGCTTTCTTACTGAGTGACCTTGCCACGGGAATTACCGGAGACATTATTTACGTCGATAAAGGGGTTCACCTGTTTAACACATAG
- the accA gene encoding acetyl-CoA carboxylase carboxyltransferase subunit alpha — translation MTKPTAFDRVLQARSEDKISIKDLINGLTDNFLELHGDRAYGDDPAVYGGIGQMNGRPVTMVGIRKADDQTSATDVHFGSAEPDGYRKALRLMKQAEKFHRPVVTLVNTPGAYPDVEAEYHGQGYMISQLILQGLQLKVPYISIIVGEGGSGGALALAVGDAVWAFEESIYSVLSPEGYATILWKDVSRVREAAAVMKLTPTDLLQQGIIDRIIPEVRTDSEIEQLKQELFVKIEEISAMSTTEMLRNRFARYRNF, via the coding sequence ATGACTAAGCCCACGGCCTTTGATCGGGTATTACAGGCTCGTTCAGAGGATAAAATTAGTATTAAAGACTTGATTAATGGGTTAACTGATAATTTTTTGGAATTACACGGTGACCGCGCGTACGGTGATGATCCGGCGGTCTACGGTGGAATTGGACAGATGAACGGCCGGCCCGTTACCATGGTTGGCATTCGCAAGGCTGACGATCAGACGAGTGCTACTGACGTTCACTTTGGTTCCGCTGAACCGGATGGATATCGAAAGGCGCTGCGGCTGATGAAGCAGGCAGAAAAGTTTCACCGCCCGGTGGTGACTCTGGTTAATACCCCCGGGGCGTATCCCGACGTGGAAGCAGAATACCACGGCCAGGGATACATGATTTCACAGTTAATCTTACAGGGACTGCAACTTAAGGTTCCTTACATCTCAATTATCGTTGGAGAAGGGGGCAGTGGTGGTGCCCTAGCCTTAGCGGTTGGTGATGCCGTTTGGGCCTTTGAAGAAAGTATTTACTCGGTGCTTTCTCCAGAAGGATACGCTACGATTTTGTGGAAGGATGTCAGCCGGGTGCGTGAAGCCGCAGCGGTGATGAAGCTAACCCCCACAGACCTCTTACAACAGGGAATCATTGACCGGATTATCCCAGAGGTGCGGACCGATTCGGAAATTGAGCAGCTAAAACAGGAATTATTTGTTAAAATAGAAGAGATAAGTGCGATGTCTACAACCGAAATGCTACGCAATCGGTTTGCACGCTATCGGAACTTTTAA
- a CDS encoding acetyl-CoA carboxylase carboxyltransferase subunit beta gives MEQNNAKQPSPTDLQKRMDQIPDVWKKCPICGAMIYKKRLDQFQECPECHYGFRLGAQERIALLCDDFEPINQELRAPAKFHDSNYLAKLARAREITGLNEGILTGIGTIAGHRTAIGVMDWRFIMGSLGTATGELLARLFETATKHQLPVVIFTASGGARMQEGIESLMQMAKVSEAVAEHSRAGLVYISYLCDPTTGGVTASFAMQGDLLLSEPHALIGFAGRRVIERTIQQVPPKDFQRSETLLQHGFLDAIVPRREMVSTLGQILAIHEGGGWHD, from the coding sequence ATGGAGCAAAATAACGCCAAACAACCGAGTCCGACCGACTTACAAAAACGAATGGATCAGATTCCGGACGTCTGGAAAAAATGTCCGATTTGTGGCGCCATGATTTATAAGAAAAGATTGGACCAGTTTCAAGAATGCCCAGAGTGCCACTATGGGTTTCGACTCGGGGCTCAGGAGCGCATTGCTTTGCTGTGCGACGACTTTGAACCGATTAATCAGGAATTACGTGCTCCAGCCAAATTTCATGATTCTAACTACTTAGCAAAGTTAGCGAGGGCACGGGAGATCACGGGTCTAAACGAAGGGATTTTAACCGGAATCGGAACGATTGCTGGACACCGGACTGCCATTGGCGTAATGGATTGGCGCTTTATCATGGGGAGTCTCGGAACTGCTACCGGAGAACTGTTAGCCCGCCTCTTTGAAACTGCCACTAAGCACCAGCTGCCAGTGGTGATTTTTACGGCTTCTGGTGGGGCCCGGATGCAAGAAGGAATTGAATCTTTGATGCAGATGGCTAAAGTTTCAGAAGCCGTTGCCGAACACAGTCGTGCGGGATTGGTTTACATTAGTTATCTTTGTGATCCAACCACGGGTGGAGTTACTGCTAGTTTTGCCATGCAAGGGGATTTATTGTTATCAGAACCCCATGCTTTGATTGGGTTTGCGGGGCGGCGCGTGATTGAGCGAACCATTCAACAGGTTCCTCCCAAAGACTTTCAACGGTCAGAAACGTTATTACAGCATGGCTTTTTAGATGCCATTGTTCCCCGGCGCGAGATGGTAAGCACCCTCGGCCAAATTTTAGCAATTCACGAAGGCGGTGGTTGGCATGACTAA
- a CDS encoding acetyl-CoA carboxylase biotin carboxylase subunit, translating into MIKKVLIANRGEIAVQTVRNLHEMGLEAVAVYSTADRDGLFVKMADQAVCIGSGLPQDSYLKMGAILDAAVLTGADAIFPGYGFLAENSEFAELCQDYGVKFIGPSASVIDLMGNKANAKETMQKLDVPTIPGSDGFVDSLAEAKRIAAEIGYPVMLKAAAGGGGKGIRQVNDQVELAQAFTDTKRESKLSYGDDRLYLEKDLSDAKHIEMQAIADQHGHVVYFPERDCSLQRNHQKVLEESPCLELSAAERTQLGEVVTRAMRGIDYENTGTFEFLMDRDHHFYFMEMNTRLQVEHTITEEVAGVELIKAMIMVANGDDLPFQQADCGVHGYALECRINAEDPSRDFQPCAGKITKLHFPVGTKGVRIDSGVDTGSLISPFYDSMIAKIIVHMPTKQAAVAKMIRVLREFDLEGVQTNQEFLLALLQDQHFQTGDFNNLYIENVFLKDWMKQHGAK; encoded by the coding sequence ATGATAAAAAAGGTGTTAATTGCCAACCGGGGTGAAATTGCAGTCCAGACCGTTCGTAACCTCCACGAAATGGGATTAGAAGCGGTGGCAGTTTACTCTACTGCCGATCGGGATGGACTCTTTGTCAAGATGGCCGATCAAGCCGTTTGCATCGGAAGCGGATTACCACAGGATTCTTATTTGAAGATGGGAGCAATTTTAGATGCTGCTGTTTTAACCGGAGCCGACGCCATTTTTCCAGGCTACGGTTTTTTGGCTGAAAATAGTGAGTTTGCCGAACTCTGTCAGGACTATGGGGTGAAATTTATCGGCCCGAGCGCGTCCGTAATCGATTTGATGGGGAACAAGGCTAATGCCAAGGAAACTATGCAGAAATTAGACGTGCCGACGATTCCAGGTTCAGATGGCTTTGTGGATTCACTGGCAGAAGCCAAACGGATTGCCGCTGAAATTGGTTATCCGGTAATGCTGAAAGCCGCTGCAGGTGGGGGAGGAAAGGGAATCCGTCAGGTCAATGACCAGGTCGAATTAGCCCAAGCCTTTACCGATACCAAACGCGAAAGTAAGTTATCATACGGAGACGATCGGCTCTACTTAGAAAAAGATTTATCAGACGCCAAACATATTGAGATGCAGGCAATTGCTGATCAACACGGTCACGTGGTTTATTTTCCGGAACGGGATTGCTCGTTGCAGCGTAACCACCAAAAGGTCTTAGAAGAATCACCGTGTTTAGAGTTAAGTGCGGCAGAACGGACTCAACTGGGAGAAGTGGTTACAAGGGCGATGCGCGGAATTGATTACGAAAACACGGGAACCTTTGAGTTTCTGATGGATCGTGATCATCATTTCTACTTTATGGAAATGAATACCCGGTTGCAGGTGGAACATACGATTACGGAAGAAGTAGCGGGGGTTGAACTAATCAAAGCCATGATTATGGTGGCGAACGGTGATGATTTACCGTTTCAACAGGCCGATTGTGGAGTCCATGGTTATGCCTTAGAATGCCGAATTAATGCGGAAGATCCTAGTCGGGATTTTCAACCTTGTGCTGGAAAGATTACCAAGTTACACTTTCCGGTTGGCACCAAGGGAGTGCGGATTGATTCAGGAGTTGATACTGGAAGCCTAATTTCGCCGTTTTATGATTCGATGATTGCTAAAATTATCGTTCACATGCCGACGAAACAAGCAGCCGTTGCCAAAATGATTCGCGTTCTGCGTGAATTTGACCTCGAAGGGGTTCAAACTAATCAAGAATTCTTGTTGGCTCTTTTACAGGATCAGCATTTTCAAACGGGGGACTTTAATAACCTCTACATCGAAAACGTCTTTTTGAAGGATTGGATGAAACAACATGGAGCAAAATAA
- a CDS encoding 3-hydroxyacyl-ACP dehydratase FabZ family protein — protein MEYQVSDFIPQRYPFEMIDKIVAVTPGESAEAQKNITMNEWYFSNGNQLTLPHPIIIESLAQTGVVAILSMPEHHGQNVFFGGIKQAEFKDEMRPGDVLQLKVNLTKLKRNIGVGHGEVLRDGEVIVSADLMFAIEA, from the coding sequence ATGGAGTACCAAGTAAGTGACTTTATCCCCCAACGGTATCCCTTTGAAATGATTGATAAAATTGTGGCGGTGACACCAGGTGAAAGTGCTGAAGCCCAAAAAAACATCACGATGAATGAGTGGTACTTTTCGAACGGGAACCAGTTAACGCTGCCCCATCCCATCATCATCGAATCCCTGGCTCAAACGGGAGTAGTGGCAATTTTGTCGATGCCAGAACACCACGGACAAAATGTATTTTTTGGCGGAATTAAGCAGGCTGAATTTAAGGACGAAATGCGCCCTGGCGATGTTTTACAGTTAAAGGTGAACCTGACCAAGTTAAAACGGAACATCGGGGTTGGCCACGGTGAGGTCCTGCGTGACGGGGAAGTAATCGTCAGTGCAGACCTAATGTTCGCCATTGAAGCTTAG
- a CDS encoding acetyl-CoA carboxylase biotin carboxyl carrier protein, which yields MNEADIERLLAKFDQSSLQELKIDGDGVNVYFSKQTTPTAPDNSVAVTTESSEKSVVPKAQAPYQLKAPMVGLVYMAPSPEKPAYKEIGDHVKKGETICAIEAMKLINEVRSPVSGIIKKRLFTDGEMVEYDQPLFEIEED from the coding sequence ATGAATGAAGCTGATATCGAACGTCTATTAGCCAAATTTGATCAATCAAGCCTTCAAGAATTGAAAATTGATGGGGACGGAGTCAATGTTTACTTTAGTAAGCAAACCACGCCCACTGCACCAGACAACTCTGTTGCAGTCACTACAGAGTCTTCTGAAAAGTCAGTGGTTCCTAAAGCGCAGGCTCCATACCAACTAAAAGCACCGATGGTTGGCTTAGTTTATATGGCTCCAAGTCCAGAAAAGCCTGCCTACAAGGAAATTGGTGATCACGTTAAAAAAGGAGAAACTATCTGTGCCATTGAAGCCATGAAGCTAATTAATGAAGTGCGGAGTCCTGTAAGTGGAATCATCAAAAAACGGCTCTTTACGGATGGTGAAATGGTTGAATATGATCAACCATTATTTGAGATTGAGGAGGATTAG
- the fabF gene encoding beta-ketoacyl-ACP synthase II encodes MSNRVVVTGMGVVSPIGNSADEFIDNILASKNGIGPITKFDASETGISVAAEVKDFDPGQRLSKRDYKRLDPYAQYALYTAKEAMDQAGLVVNENYRPEDLGVIYGTGIGGISTIEEQLQKAFKKGPRRVSPLFVPKAISNMAAGNVSMYFDAENTSQTVVTACASGTNAVGDSFEYIKNGKAKVMIAGGTEAAVSMMGIAGFAALTALSTSTDPDKASMPFDVNRNGFVLGEGAASLVLEDYDHAKQRGAHILAEIVGYGTTSDAYHLTAPDPEGKGAIRAMKQALDEGDISPEELDYVNAHGTATHANDVAEASDIEKLFKDNDHLKTSSVKGMIGHSLGAAGGLEAAVLVGALQRGQMPVNVGLYEEDPEIHIQLVNDENKQAPIKTAISNSFGFGGHNAVIAMRKWEED; translated from the coding sequence GTGAGTAATCGAGTAGTAGTAACAGGAATGGGAGTTGTTTCCCCAATCGGTAATTCTGCTGATGAATTTATCGACAATATTTTAGCGTCTAAAAATGGGATTGGTCCCATCACCAAATTCGATGCCAGTGAAACTGGAATTTCGGTGGCGGCCGAAGTGAAGGATTTTGATCCGGGCCAACGGCTTAGCAAGCGGGACTACAAACGGTTAGATCCGTATGCTCAGTACGCTTTATACACGGCCAAAGAAGCCATGGATCAAGCCGGCTTGGTTGTGAACGAAAACTACCGTCCGGAAGACCTTGGAGTTATTTACGGAACGGGAATTGGTGGAATTTCTACGATTGAAGAACAACTGCAAAAGGCCTTTAAAAAGGGTCCCCGGCGGGTTTCACCTCTCTTCGTTCCTAAGGCCATTTCAAACATGGCCGCTGGAAATGTTTCGATGTACTTTGATGCTGAAAATACTTCCCAAACGGTCGTGACAGCATGTGCTTCAGGAACAAATGCAGTGGGAGATTCGTTTGAATATATTAAAAACGGAAAAGCCAAGGTGATGATTGCCGGAGGAACGGAAGCAGCCGTTAGTATGATGGGAATCGCTGGATTTGCGGCCCTGACAGCTCTGTCAACTTCGACGGATCCCGACAAAGCGTCCATGCCATTTGACGTAAATCGAAATGGATTTGTGCTCGGAGAAGGGGCGGCTTCCTTAGTATTAGAAGATTACGACCACGCTAAACAACGGGGAGCACACATTTTAGCTGAAATTGTCGGATACGGAACGACCAGCGATGCGTACCATCTAACTGCTCCGGATCCAGAAGGAAAGGGTGCCATCCGAGCCATGAAACAGGCGTTGGATGAGGGAGACATTTCCCCAGAAGAACTCGATTACGTGAACGCCCACGGAACGGCTACCCATGCCAATGATGTGGCAGAAGCATCTGATATTGAGAAGTTGTTTAAAGACAACGATCATCTAAAGACTAGTTCTGTGAAGGGAATGATTGGACATTCTCTAGGAGCTGCCGGAGGCTTAGAAGCTGCCGTGCTGGTTGGAGCCTTACAACGAGGACAAATGCCGGTGAACGTTGGTTTATACGAAGAAGATCCAGAAATTCACATTCAGTTAGTGAACGATGAAAACAAGCAGGCACCCATTAAGACAGCGATTAGTAATTCGTTTGGGTTTGGGGGTCACAACGCGGTCATTGCAATGAGAAAGTGGGAAGAAGATTAA
- the fabG gene encoding 3-oxoacyl-ACP reductase FabG, which produces MTTTKQVVLVTGGTKGIGLATAKELATDNRQVVLNSHRELSAAEVEALQAQFSTPIEIVTGDVAKEEDADRMIQAVLEKYGRLDVLVNNAGQTQDKLLTRMTEASFKDVLDTNLVGTFNMSKFALKAMQKQRAGVIINMSSIAGTHGNLGQANYSASKAGIVGLTKTTAREGALRGIRCNAVAPGMITTAMTAKLSDKIVKQFESEIPLKRFGDVQDIAQTVAFLVENDYITGQVITVDGGLTM; this is translated from the coding sequence ATGACAACAACCAAACAAGTGGTACTGGTCACCGGAGGAACGAAGGGAATTGGCTTAGCAACCGCTAAAGAACTAGCAACGGACAACCGCCAGGTCGTGTTAAATTCACACCGAGAGTTATCTGCTGCTGAAGTGGAAGCACTGCAAGCTCAGTTTTCCACCCCCATTGAAATTGTGACCGGAGACGTTGCCAAAGAGGAAGACGCTGACCGGATGATTCAGGCGGTACTAGAAAAGTACGGCCGTTTAGACGTGTTGGTGAATAACGCCGGGCAAACCCAGGATAAACTGTTGACCCGGATGACGGAAGCATCTTTTAAAGACGTGTTGGATACCAACCTTGTGGGCACCTTTAACATGTCCAAATTTGCCTTAAAGGCAATGCAGAAGCAACGGGCAGGTGTAATTATCAACATGTCCAGCATTGCCGGAACCCATGGTAATCTGGGGCAAGCAAACTATTCTGCTAGTAAGGCAGGAATTGTAGGATTAACCAAGACCACTGCTCGGGAAGGAGCACTCCGGGGGATTCGGTGTAACGCGGTTGCACCGGGAATGATTACCACCGCAATGACTGCCAAACTGAGCGATAAAATTGTGAAACAATTTGAAAGTGAAATTCCGTTAAAACGATTTGGAGACGTCCAAGACATTGCCCAAACGGTGGCCTTCTTAGTTGAAAATGACTACATTACGGGTCAAGTAATCACCGTTGACGGTGGATTAACCATGTAA